One window of Manihot esculenta cultivar AM560-2 chromosome 17, M.esculenta_v8, whole genome shotgun sequence genomic DNA carries:
- the LOC110604608 gene encoding cadmium-induced protein AS8 isoform X1 gives MKKQMVPMIIKGLFRRYERWNPVHPTFGSFWGMGLGIGCGVGWGPGFGPEVIGYVGAGCGVGFSVGITLAGFGIGLPANYIFQVPYNAIVATRRRALTFFQSGGLLSGKDVSGDEWNSFAPDISVFQREASRRLFAFNKNIFLDKGIDLFDMKSKLSVHARSFSKDLETFSTCFFHPRKGPKD, from the exons ATGAAGAAGCAAATG GTCCCAATGATTATAAAAGGGTTGTTCAGAAGATATGAAAGATGGAATCCTGTACATCCTACTTTTGGATCCTTTTGGGGTATGGGACTAGGTATTGGCTGCGGTGTTGGATGGGGTCCTGGATTTGGTCCTGAAGTTATTGGTTATGTTGGTGCTGGCTGTGGTGTTGGATTTAGTGTGGGCATCACTCTGGCTGGTTTTGGCATTGGGCTTCCTGCTAATTATATCTTTCAAGTTCCATATAATG CTATTGTGGCAACAAGACGAAGGGCACTGACGTTTTTCCAGTCTGGTGGTCTTCTTTCTGGAAAAGATGTTTCTGGGGATGAATGGAATAGTTTTGCACCTGATATTTCTGTTTTCCAAAGAGAAGCCAGCAGAAGATTATTTGCctttaacaaaaatattttcttggatAAAGGGATTGACTTATTTGATATGAAGAGCAAGCTGTCTGTACATGCCAGATCATTTTCTAAAGATTTAGAGACATTTTCTACTTGCTTCTTCCACCCTCGCAAAG GTCCAAAAGATTGA
- the LOC110604365 gene encoding uncharacterized protein LOC110604365: protein MKKKASRKSTLQVSSPSSTTPKSIILENRNSKKKPTTTSVLRSKPQNSLASISDLKDLASSRFQHLKSDLIDHSHSEIIKDLEAFQSRLHKRFKMQSQICQQVMDEADKDFKKMSKDINESCEAMKESYEELIADAQATATRVCKTSIPELLKSHEKAIGIIRSRFGIPSA from the exons atgaagaagaaagCAAGTCGCAAATCGACATTGCAAGTTTCATCCCCTTCTTCTACAACTCCTAAATCGATCATTCTGGAGAACAGAAACAGCAAAAAGAAGCCAACAACTACTTCGGTCTTAAGATCTAAGCCTCAAAATTCCCTAGCCTCCATCTCCGATCTGAAAGATTTGGCGTCTTCTCGCTTCCAACATCTCAAGTCCGATCTCATCGATCACTCTCACTCTGAGATTATCAAAGATCTAGAAGCTTTTCAGTCTCGTCTCCACAAACGCTTCAag ATGCAGTCACAGATATGTCAGCAGGTGATGGATGAAGCAGATAAGGATTTCAAAAAGATGTCCAAAGATATCAATGAAAGCTGCGAAGCAATGAAG gaATCATATGAAGAGCTCATTGCTGATGCACAAGCCACTGCAACCCGTG TGTGTAAAACATCGATTCCGGAACTTTTAAAATCACACGAGAAAGCAATTGGTATTATCCGAAGCCGTTTTGGGATACCTTCAGCTTAA
- the LOC110604608 gene encoding cadmium-induced protein AS8 isoform X2, which translates to MIIKGLFRRYERWNPVHPTFGSFWGMGLGIGCGVGWGPGFGPEVIGYVGAGCGVGFSVGITLAGFGIGLPANYIFQVPYNAIVATRRRALTFFQSGGLLSGKDVSGDEWNSFAPDISVFQREASRRLFAFNKNIFLDKGIDLFDMKSKLSVHARSFSKDLETFSTCFFHPRKGPKD; encoded by the exons ATGATTATAAAAGGGTTGTTCAGAAGATATGAAAGATGGAATCCTGTACATCCTACTTTTGGATCCTTTTGGGGTATGGGACTAGGTATTGGCTGCGGTGTTGGATGGGGTCCTGGATTTGGTCCTGAAGTTATTGGTTATGTTGGTGCTGGCTGTGGTGTTGGATTTAGTGTGGGCATCACTCTGGCTGGTTTTGGCATTGGGCTTCCTGCTAATTATATCTTTCAAGTTCCATATAATG CTATTGTGGCAACAAGACGAAGGGCACTGACGTTTTTCCAGTCTGGTGGTCTTCTTTCTGGAAAAGATGTTTCTGGGGATGAATGGAATAGTTTTGCACCTGATATTTCTGTTTTCCAAAGAGAAGCCAGCAGAAGATTATTTGCctttaacaaaaatattttcttggatAAAGGGATTGACTTATTTGATATGAAGAGCAAGCTGTCTGTACATGCCAGATCATTTTCTAAAGATTTAGAGACATTTTCTACTTGCTTCTTCCACCCTCGCAAAG GTCCAAAAGATTGA